The following proteins are co-located in the Cryptococcus neoformans var. grubii H99 chromosome 1, complete sequence genome:
- a CDS encoding anaphase-promoting complex subunit 3 — MNTHLAARLQHLVSAYPPHTALFYARIWHTLAPTTDSNHDSLHALALAFLQAAEPYSAIHLVRDHTGLDNLDLDLEIRFERSDKVCGGCAVIVARCCEKLGRYSEGQAVLARALKRGANINLALPASSSNAAAAYLLLANLSHKGKSPETAIENYRKALDEDPWMWEAFTNLCDVGAPPPIESLFPSGAGLSLSRHASRSSRPPLSPNIHRQKSPIEPAPGVLRLHQAQAGAGNNGGLFTPDVEGIGGKTTLGMMGNPSSWDTSSIMGDATFALPEQPTKRPFPSFMSTATSFLPSSLRGGTSTPAGNDSPPKLPTMKRPRGKDPVKRPVETPQSQMSSGLPLAKELRPNGAKYEDSDAPRRSSRLKTTTSKPAPKVPRDPHATRSRSVTSSNSNNEVPSPPSLTSQDTILQKEADEYLKDIVKKCARIYKSLSGYQCQQAIKEVDALPGELKTSPWAMEILGRAFYEIANYAMARRAFTFLQQQEPYRIQSMEQLSTLLWHLADLPALSHLSQSLISISRSSPQAWIAVGNCFSLQKDHDEAMRCFRRATQVDEGCAYAWTLCGYEAVEMEEYERAMAFYRTAIRTDARHYNAWYGMGLVYLKTDRPRYAEHHFRRAVEINPTNPVLLCCVGMALEKSDDVVQALHFYERASKYAPTSAMVQFKRIRALVALQRYDEAISALVPLTHSAPDEANVFFLLGKCLLKKERRQEATMAFTNARELEPKLEGAINAVLAANGEEGEDQE; from the exons ATGAACACCCACCTCGCAGCCCGTCTCCAGCACCTCGTATCTGCCTACCCACCACACACAGCCCTTTTCTACGCCCGCATATGGCACACACTCGCACCCACCACAGATAGCAACCACGACTCCCTGCATGCGCTCGCACTCGCTTTCCTCCAGGCAGCAGAGCCGTACTCCGCCATACACCTCGTCAGAGACCACACAGGCCTCGACAACCTCGACTTGGACCTGGAAATCAGGTTCGAGAGGTCAGACAAGGTGTGTGGCGGCTGTGCCGTCATCGTCGCCCGCTGCTGTGAGAAACTAGGCAGATACTCGGAGGGGCAGGCCGTCTTGGCCAGGGCGTTGAAACGAGGTGCCAATATCA ATTTAGCATTGCCTGCATCCTCGTCAAATGCTGCAGCGGCATATCTACTCCTGGCCAACCTCTCACATAAGGGTAAATCTCCAGAAACAGCCATCGAAAATTATAGGAAAGCACTTGATGAGGATCCTTGGATGTGGGAAGCCTTTACTAATCTCTGCGACGTCG GTGCCCCGCCCCCTATCGAatccctctttccctcagGAGCAggcctttctctctctaGGCACGCCTCGCGATCGTCAAGACCCCCTTTGTCGCCAAACATTCATCGCCAGAAATCCCCTATAGAGCCAGCACCTGGCGTGCTGAGGCTTCACCAAGCCCAAGCAGGCGCTGGCAATAATGGTGGATTGTTTACACCTGATGTAGAAGGAATTGGAGGGAAAACGACTCTTGGTATGATGGgcaatccttcttcttggga CACTTCATCCATAATGGGCGATGCCACTTTTGCCCTCCCTGAACAACCAACCAAAAGACCATTCCCATCGTTCATGTCAACTGCTACCAGTTTCCTTCCATCGTCTCTTCGAGGTGGTACATCGACCCCAGCAGGAAATGACTCTCCACCCAAATTGCCCACTATGAAACGCCCGAGAGGCAAAGATCCTGTCAAGAGGCCAGTGGAAACACCCCAGTCACAGATGAGCAGCGGACTACCTCTTGCTAAAGAATTGAGGCCAAACGGCGCAAAGTACGAAGACTCGGATGCTCCTCGTCGTAGTTCGCGGCTCAAAACGACAACCTCAAAGCCTGCACCCAAAGTCCCCCGCGATCCGCACGCCACGCGCTCTCGATCAGTCACTTCCTCCAACTCCAATAACGAGgtcccttctcctccctcacTGACATCGCAAGATACAATTCTACAAAAGGAAGCGGACGAATATCTCAAGGATATAGTAAAAAAATGTGCAAGGATTTACAAAAGTTTAAGCGGATATCAATGCCAGCAAGCCATCAAGGAGGTGGATGCCTTGCCCGGAGAGCTGAAGACATCACCATGGGCAATGGAAATTTTAGGAAGGGCGTTTTACGAGATTGCCAATTATGCCATg GCACGACGGGCATTCACATTTCTTCAACAGCAAGAACCTTACCGCATCCAATCCATGGAGCAGTTATCCACTCTTCTCTGGCATCTTGCCGATCTCCCTGCGCTTTCACATCTTTCTCAAAGCTTGATCTCAATCAGTCGTTCCTCCCCTCAGGCTTGGATCGCCGTAGGGAATTGCTTCAGCTTGCAAAAAGACCATGATGAGGCTATGAGATGTTTCAGGAGAGCGACACAAGTGGATGAAGGTTGCGCGTATGCGTGGACATTGTGTGGGTATGAAGCGgtagagatggaagagtaTGAGAGGGCCATGGCTTTCTATAGAACGGCCATCAGAACGGACGCAAGACATTATAATGCTTG GTATGGAATGGGGCTAGTTTATCTCAAAACGGATAGACCGCGGTATGCGGAGCATCATTTTAGAAGAGCCGTCGAAATCAATCCAACTAATCCCGTTCTTCTATGTTGCGTTGGTATG gcgcTGGAAAAGTCAGACGATGTTGTGCAAGCTCTTCACTTTTACGAACGTGCCTCCAAATACGCGCCCACCTCCGCGATGGTGCAGTTTAAACGCATTCGTGCGCTTGTCGCTCTTCAACGGTACGACGAAGCCATTTCAGCGCTTGTACCCCTCACACACAGCGCACCGGACGAAGCAaatgtcttcttcttgctggGAAAATGTTTACtcaaaaaagagagaaggcaagaagCCACAATGGCATTTACAAATGCGCGGGAATTGGAACCCAAGTTGGAAGGCGCCATCAATGCCGTTTTGGCTGCaaacggagaagaaggagaggacCAGGAATAA
- a CDS encoding HHE domain-containing protein, with amino-acid sequence MLSSRAFSPRIILNRAALSPLVVSTRFFASPTASTTTSTMTGNISVADAVKHDHRELEQYYDHIINATDADTKTRYQNLFTWELARHSVGEELVVYPALEKYVDGGKALADRDREEHQKVKEMLHKFQQLSPSDSEFEPTIKKLMSDLAEHIKEEESEDLVKLEQAVPNSESHTLAASFKRTKMFVPTRSHPSAPDKPPFETVAGLLAAPIDKLGDIFRKFPKE; translated from the exons ATGCTTTCATCAAGAGCATTCAGCCCTAGAATTATCCTCAATCGAGCCGCCCTTTCTCCATTGGTAGTCTCCACTCGTTTCTTTGCAAGCCCCACAGCCAGCACCACAACCAGCACTATGACAGGCAATATTAGTGTAGCAGACGCTGTCAAGCACGATCACCGAGAGCTTGAACAGTATTACGACCATATCATCAATGCTACTGATGCGGATACGAAGACCCGATACCAAAACTTGTTCACCTGGGAGCTTGCTCGCCACTCCGTCGGAGAGGAGCTTGTCGTTTACCCTGCTCTCGAGAAGTATGTAGACGGCGGTAAGGCGTTGGCCGATAGAGATAGGGAAGAACATCAGAAG GTCAAAGAGATGTTGCACAAGTTCCAGCAACTATCTCCAAGTGATAGCGAATTTGAGCCTACCATCAAGAAGTTGATGTCCGATCTGGCTGAGCAtatcaaggaagaagagtcagAAGACCTCGTCAAGTTGGAACAGGCTGTCCCTAACTCTGAATCGCACACTCTTGCCGCAAGCTTTAAGAGGACCAAGATGTTTGTCCCCACCCGGAGCCACCCTTCGGCTCCTGACAAGCCT CCCTTTGAGACCGTTGCAGGTTTGCTCGCCGCCCCTATCGATAAACTAGGCGATATCTTCCGGAAGTTCCCCAAGGAATGA
- a CDS encoding RdgB/HAM1 family non-canonical purine NTP pyrophosphatase, which translates to MTSFVFVTGNANKLREVKAILAAGDSGIEVTSQSVDVPELQGTTQEIAIAKCKVAAEKLGAACVTEDTALCFEALNGLPGPYIKDFLANIGHEGLNTLLNGFPTTRATALCTFAYSPGPGEEPILFEGRTEGNIVPARGSKVFGWDPIFQPLEGGGRTYAEMDGEEKNKISHRYRALEKLRAHLSEQAK; encoded by the exons ATGACTTCTTTTG TCTTCGTCACAGGCAATGCCAATAAGCTTCGAGAAGTCAAAGCCATCCTGGCTGCCGGTGACAGCGGTATTGAGGTGACCTCTCAATCTGTCGATG TCCCTGAGCTTCAAGGCACTACCCAAGAAATTGCTATTGCCAAATGCAAGGTAGCCGCTGAAAAG CTTGGAGCAGCTTGTGTGACTGAAGATACAGCCCTCTGCTTCGAAGCTCTCAACGGATTGCCGGGACCCTACATCAAAGATTTCTTGGCTAATATTGGTCATGAAG GTCTGAACACTCTTCTTAACGGTTTCCCTACCACTCGCGCAACTGCCCTCTGCACATTCGCATACTCTCCAGGGCCGGGCGAAGAACCTATCCTCTTTGAAGGCCGCACTGAAGGCAATATCGTCCCTGCTCGTGGCTCCAAGGTCTTTGGCTGGGACCCAATTTTCCAACCTCTTGAGGGTGGGGGAAGAACGTATGCGGAaatggatggggaagaaaagaacaaGATCTCTCACAGGTATAGAGCATTAGAAAAACTCAGGGCGCACCTGAGTGAGCAGGCAAAGTAG
- a CDS encoding dRaptor, protein MQNSVPPATFRRINSLPPSHSHSPAPTDNASSGWVTTTSSWTSSTKGPSSTLDVLSKGGGQLAWTEVRHRVQEGEHVDIDGEGNNVAHCSQAVLLPCLYLSHGMILREVGMYAWTVPTVKDPTGSMMNIMKQYEKQIKAMSRHVDLRCRSVPDPSKLSIQHHLLKARQAAGLNSYVAVIYSGHGIQEPPTEAGELWCYDKSFEECLQSGGGPSEYIPILLFDLLTWAGASTCYVWDCKNAGRFIRAAKTEAEEIDSQLRAAAAQNPSVIETQPATYAKRQIHFAACGAEQVLPKVKGLPDDLFTACLTTPLRIALLFHNLQRFPLTRNNAEKATIKSPSYMDGLWENMSQSLKDRLWSELTTILHTIAWQTLSGSEYQKLFGKSGDVVNNIASGFLLSQRVLGAFKVTPESIPSIPSSANHTLWTTWDLILDNLFEQLPKYFDDAHPNVTWEKDLKLVSFMADQLESIATAGQSLLFTETPKSGMMPGLTRLSVICEASMTEEFRVQACTALDACLKVLDVRGLARAVQGGALDAAAKLLSLEDERIKDQVISIWSSLVKCDSCVLALAKEGPTADRLTDVPAVKFFLIQLQENLAQDELSAGSGDFGPDIQENCSYSFLVPIIQIAAILSTIANFVAGRSAPRFVSRSLNMAYIMLCSSRDLIRQWGALLTAEVLGSLNKPDDVRLIEELKGELLRMVDSGNVENRAAGVYALSRWLPVADEWGASELEGILGLSDHLVKHSKVEGSPLVRRELAEVFIQILKSAKGFTAMALWTQLLSYALDGRSQDKAIIEKAITKLGMSLKTTPRQKLLMNRIAAILYALCVQRYDPDPMVIKTVHQPLCKAVDMLRPQSPESKKDAIVWSEIKSATFPRNGASKNKPEWTDEMFETILAASERVKELCQGKSSVNDHCRFTTETPRHPNKGAKSRKRVNHDLFERTKGALQAHITQAKRKTEMTSHDHSAIKLASYGDTWTARHRVLEDSLVIAEQQVGLPWKWSMKDIICPDPWTTLTFHSFNSTVMSCNKDHDLLMWNWNSSRKTGHVKLNLAAHTGITSARFVNELHEQIVILAEISNGDIHILAGPQDASRIKPISSFQALDMQSSRKMLVEDEDHRRLVTTWFRASGKLCVGGASEIINVWDCPAERCVQVLETKANVPVTTLITEPVSGNLLMSGLADGTVQLFDLRQCRRTSVLSWKADLPGLSIEHEDMRLFNATKKGVAKVGVTLGESKHVTSACVHDIRNLSQSADSVLAHPDGIASASFQPHSGLMSTVSVLNKPLLNSSTGTVIDGTPPCSRYSSQSKLSSALSHLHIRPRSNSSSKTHPSCTMNDNVTLHQEAASIRSSAHWSLHRTSLGSCTSVTVESISFDSQPTDVMMSQDFKPYTVMHPLRPFLGIGFGKTCYLRGCGVGKGDDTDSGSYTFLREQAKYGVL, encoded by the exons ATGCAAAACTCTGTACCACCGGCAACCTTTCGTCGGATCAACTCACTCCCACCTTCTCACTCCCACTCGCCGGCACCTACTGACAACGCGTCCAGCGGTTGGGTGACTACTACATCCTCTTGGACAAGCTCTACAAAAGGCCCATCAAGTACACTTGACGTGTTAAGCAAGGGAGGAGGCCAGTTGGCTTGGACAGAAGTAAGGCATAGAGTacaggaaggagaacatGTGGATATCGATGGCGAGGGGAATAATG TGGCGCACTGTAGCCAGGCTGTCTTGCTACCATGTCTTTATCTCTCGCATGGAATGATTTTGCGAGAAGTAGGCATGTATGCATGGACTGTCCCAACTGTAAAAGATCCAACAGGTAGCATGATGAACATTATGAAAC agTACGAAAAGCAGATAAAGGCTATGAGCAGGCATGTAGATCTAAGGTGCCGTTCC GTGCCAGATCCTTCCAAACTCTCCAtacaacatcatcttctaaAAGCTCGACAGGCCGCAGGTCTCAATAGCTATGTCGCGGTCATCTATAGCGGCCATGGGATCCAAGAGCCTCCAACAGAAGCTGGTGAGTTGTGGTGCTACGATAAAAGTTTTGAAGAGTGTTTGCAGTCTGGGGGCGGCCCATCTGA GTATATCCCCATTCTTCTGTTTGACCTCCTCACCTGGGCTGGTGCTTCGACATGTTACGTCTGGGACTGCAAAAACGCAGGTCGATTCATCCGTGCCGCCAAAacagaggcagaggagatTGACTCTCAGCTCCGAGCGGCAGCCGCTCAAAATCCGTCGGTAATAGAGACACAGCCCGCAACATATGCTAAACGACAGATACACTTCGCTGCTTGTGGCGCAGAGCAAGTTCTTCCCAAAGTCAAGGGTTTACCTGATGACTTGTTCACTGCGTGTCTGACAACACCACTGAGGATCGCTTTACTGTTCCACAATTTACAGCGCTTTCCTCTTACTAGAAATAATGCCGAGAAAGCCACCATAAAAAGCCCCTCTTATATGGACGGGCTTTGGGAGAACATGAGTCAAAGCCTGAAAGATCGATTGTGGTCGGAATTGACGACAATTCTGCACACCATTGCCTGGCAGACACTCAGTGGGTCAGAGTATCAGAAATTATTTGGAAAATCGGGCGATGTGGTCAACAATATAGCCAGCGGATTCTTACTCTCGCAAAGGGTTCTCGGGGCATTCAAGGTGACCCCTGAGTCTATTCCGAGCATACCGTCTTCAGCCAACCATACCTTGTGGACAACATGGGACCTTATCCTTGACAATTTGTTCGAGCAATTGCCAAAATACTTTGATGACGCTCACCCCAACGTTACATGGGAAAAAGACCTCAAACTTGTCTCTTTCATGGCTGACCAGCTCGAGAGTATCGCCACAGCTGGACAAAGCTTGCTTTTCACTGAGACACCAAAATCTGGGATGATGCCCGGCTTGACTAGATTATCTGTCATCTGCGAAGCATCAATGACAGAAGAGTTCAGAGTTCAGGCTTGCACTGCTTTGGATGCCTGTCTCAAAGTGCTTGACGTGCGCGGCCTGGCCCGCGCCGTACAGGGTGGTGCTCTAGATGCGGCAGCTAAACTTCTCTcattggaagatgaaaggaTCAAGGATCAGGTTATCAGTATATGGTCATCCCTTGTAAAGTGTGACTCGTGCGTCTTGGCGCTTGCCAAAGAGGGCCCCACAGCTGATAGGTTGACGGATGTTCCAGCCGTTAAATTCTTTCTTATCCAATTGCAGGAGAACCTCGCCCAAGACGAGTTGTCTGCTGGATCAGGAGACTTTGGTCCGGATATCCAAGAAAATTGTTCCTATTCCTTTCTCGTTCCCATTATACAGATTGCCGCTATCTTATCGACCATCGCCAACTTTGTTGCTGGTCGCTCTGCGCCTCGTTTCGTGTCTCGCTCCCTGAACATGGCATACATCATGCTTTGCTCGTCTCGTGATCTCATTCGTCAATGGGGGGCTCTGCTCACAGCTGAGGTGCTGGGAAGTCTTAATAAACCTGATGACGTGAGGTTAATCGAAGAGCTAAAAGGAGAGTTGTTGCGTATGGTGGATAGCGGGAATGTGGAAAATCGGGCGGCAGGAGTATATGCTTTGTCAAGGTGGCTGCCCGTTGCAGATGAATGGGGAGCATCAGAGCTAGAGGGTATATTGGGACTCTCGGACCATTTAGTTAAGCACAGCAAAGTGGAAGGATCCCCTTTAGTAAGACGGGAGCTGGCTGAAGTCTTCATTCAGATACTTAAATCTGCTAAAGGCTTCACTGCAATGGCCCTCTGGACTCAATTACTTAGTTATGCTCTCGATGGTCGATCTCAAGACAAAGCAATAATTGAAAAAGCTATCACAAAGCTTGGGATGAGCCTGAAGACGACACCGAGACAAAAGCTCTTGATGAACAGGATCGCAGCTATCTTGTACGCCCTGTGTGTGCAGCGGTACGACCCCGATCCTATGGTAATCAAAACAGTTCATCAGCCCCTGTGCAAAGCTGTAGATATGTTAAGGCCTCAATCTCCGGAAAGTAAGAAGGATGCCATCGTCTGGAGTGAAATCAAATCTGCGACATTCCCGCGCAATGGGGCATCGAAGAACAAGCCAGAATGGACCGATGAGATGTTTGAAACAATTTTAGCTGCTAGTGAAAGGGTCAAGGAGCTCTGTCAAGGCAAATCTTCTGTGAATGACCATTGTAGGTTTACAACCGAAACGCCTCGGCACCCTAATAAGGGAGCCAAAAGCAGAAAAAGAGTGAATCATGACTTGTTTGAGAGAACCAAAGGGGCGTTACAAGCTCATATTACG CAAGCTAAGCGGAAGACAGAAATGACATCCCATGATCATTCTGCAATCAAATTAGCGTCTTATGGCGATACCTGGACTGCGAGGCATCGCGTGCTAGAGGATTCGCTCGTAATTGCCGAACAGCAGG TGGGCTTGCCATGGAAATGGTCTATGAAGGACATAATTTGCCCTGATCCGTGGACAACATTGACCTTTCACTCGTTTAACAGCACAGTTATGTCTTGTAATAAAGACCATGATCTTTTGATGTGGAACTGGAACTCATCAAGAAAAACAGGCCATGTCAAGCTCAACTTGGCTGCACACACCGGTATAACTTCTGCAAGGTTTGTGAACGAGTTGCATGAGCAAATTGTAATTTTAGCTGAAATCA GTAATGGTGATATTCACATCCTTGCAGGTCCTCAAGATGCTAGCCGCATCAAACCCATTTCCAGCTTTCAAGCTCTAGATATGCAGTCTTCGCGGAAAATgttggtggaagatgaagatcaCCGAAGGCTAGTGACAACTTGGTTCAGGGCAAGTGGTAAATTGTGCGTTGGGGGCGCCAGTGAGATCATCAACGTCTGGGATTGTCCGGCAGAAAGATGCGTACAA GTGCTGGAGACCAAAGCCAACGTGCCTGTCACAACTCTCATTACGGAGCCTGTATCGGGAAATCTGTTGATGAGTGGACTAGCGGATGGGACAGTGCAACTATTTGATCTCCGACAATGTCGACGGACGTCTGTTCTTTCATGGAAAGCTGATCTTCCCGGTTTATCAATCGAACACGAAGACATGAGACTCTTCAACGCAACAAAAAAAGGTGTAGCCAAAGTGGGCGTGACCTTGGGCGAAAGCAAGCATGTGACGTCCGCCTG TGTTCATGACATTCGTAACTTGTCCCAATCAGCCGACTCCGTGTTGGCACATCCCGATGGTATTGCCTCGGCATCGTTCCAGCCTCATTCAGGTCTAATGTCGACCGTATCAGTGCTAAACAAGCCTCTCCTAAACTCATCTACGGGGACAGTCATAGATGGTACACCTCCTTGTTCACGTTATTCTTCCCAATCAAAGCTTTCTTCGGCACTTTCCCATCTTCATATTCGCCCTAGGTCAAATTCATCTTCTAAaactcatccttcttgcaCCATGAACGATAATGTTACCTTGCATCAGGAGGCTGCCTCCATCAGATCCTCAGCCCACTGGTCCCTTCATCGCACATCTCTTGGCTCCTGCACTTCCGTAACGGTCGAGTCTATATCGTTCGATTCTCAACCTACCGATGTGATGATGTCTCAAGACTTTAAACCTTACACCGTTATGCATCCCCTCCGGCCATTCCTAGGGATTGGATTCGGGAAAACGTGTTACCTCCGGGGCTGTGGAGTGGGAAAGGGTGATGATACGGATAGCGGGAGTTACACCTTCTTGAGGGAGCAGGCCAAGTATGGTGTTTTATAG
- a CDS encoding arp2/3 complex 16 kda subunit, producing the protein MSDYAFRKIDIDALDEDVLLPSDLYDPDPRGPDGVLEDAKRRSAEVRGLVSRGDVTGALSTILTDPPYGDGVDEAKNLTTSSLLLILNSTRSADIPTMIKNLDQVQQDRLMAYLYKGMATLAQGGEVSGSVLLTWHEKLTEAAGVGCIVRVMTDRKTL; encoded by the exons ATGTCAGACTACGCGTTCCGAAAGATCGACATTGATGCgttggatgaggatgttcTCCTACCATCTGATCTTTATGACCCCGATCCGAGAGGACCTGACGGTGTGCTCGAGGATgcgaagagaaggagtgCAGAGGTTAGAGGTTTGGTGAGCCG AGGCGATGTGACAGGTGCCCTCAGTACAATCTTGACAGATCCTCCATATGGTGACGGTGTGGATGAAGCCAAG AATCTtaccacttcttctcttctgctcatcctcaactctACACGCTCAGCTGATATCCCCACCATGATCAAGAATCTCGACCAAGTACAGCAAGACCGATTGATGGCGTACCTGTATAAGGGGATGGCGACGTTGGCTCAGGGTGGAGAAGTCAGTGGAAGTGTACTCCTAACGTGGCATGAAAAG CTTACCGAGGCTGCGGGCGTTGGGTGTATTGTGCGAGTTATGACTGATCGGAAAACGTTGTAA